A DNA window from Fragaria vesca subsp. vesca linkage group LG3, FraVesHawaii_1.0, whole genome shotgun sequence contains the following coding sequences:
- the LOC101313595 gene encoding FH protein interacting protein FIP2-like, which produces MTNSSMLAKTCFLLPPSFEEIIDGKGDRSSSWVRLNVGGKVFCTTIDTLTLREPDSMLAAMFSGRHPLNHEEGCVLLDRDGEYFGYILNWLRDGDVPAALEAHQYRQLLKEAEYFQLRGLIDGIKISDFTRLEVIKSIPSSRRFRGVTLSGIDLSKLYSEDMDFSYACLRNVSFSKANLARAKFHHADIESGTFSGSHMPDAIFTEAKIVGVSFTGANLVRANFRGAKLSGVEGYRVQ; this is translated from the exons ATGACCAACAGTTCGATGCTTGCTAAAACATGCTTCTTGCTTCCTCCGAGTTTTGAAGAAATAATTGATGGAAAGGGTGATCGTTCCTCATCATGGGTTCGCCTCAATGTTGGAGGAAAGGTTTTCTGCACTACTATTGATACACTTACTCTCCGCGAGCCTGATTCGATGCTTGCTGCAATGTTTAGTGGTCGTCACCCTTTGAACCATGAAGAGGGGTGTGTTCTTCTAGACAGAGATGGAGAATATTTTGGTTATATTCTTAATTGGTTAAGGGATGGTGATGTTCCTGCTGCTTTAGAAGCTCATCAGTACAGACAACTTCTCAAAGAGGCAGAATACTTTCAGCTACGTGGTCTGATAGATGGAATAAAGATTAGTGACTTTACTCGGTTGGAGGTCATAAAAAGTATACCATCGTCAAGAAGGTTTAGAGGTGTTACTCTTTCTGGCATCGATCTATCGAAACTGTACTCGGAAGATATGGATTTCAGTTATGCTTGTCTCCGAAATGTATCGTTCTCGAAAGCGAACCTTGCAAGGGCTAAATTTCACCATGCAGATATTGAGAGTGGCACATTTTCTGGTTCACATATGCCGGATGCTATTTTTACTGAAGCAAAAATTGTTGGAGTCTCATTTACTGGTGCGAATCTTGTACGTGCTAATTTCCGTGGTGCCAAGCTTTCAG GCGTTGAAGGGTATCGAGTTCAGTAA
- the LOC101313883 gene encoding uncharacterized protein At4g26450-like, producing MHARHRNPGNGYRSNSMAMDRIGMGRISPETSLRGHGYYNHHNNEPPPRNNAAAYNRGFGRSKSFQPPPPPPPLTAPPRKGDVFMDAGRMAAEYLVAQGLLPPSVLSGKWQKKQQVEFEGDQMREDGRTSALSRLGNVSDGGYRRGRFGVDEFSSTNARNKGRRRNRGGYGSDTRPDWGREYGRSGSFSDRHSRAASSEDDSASGRHEEQKVGRDVGNAWQQNARESEDAVDSETKSEKEDMSSKPSSSGAWRDGANGSDGVAEVNVEPRKLKDVEMKDKDCATNDETEKQNAVEDLPVQVKAEGEGTDLLKLCKFAKVPTRIRSALTSRSLKVDPQPNIQEGSTSSGIGLQLGGSSQGLVENSTLDVSSGTPVLDNSHYASCVDRETSKVESSQSVENLVESGSGFGIEHNKFERSQSLPDRAFMRENEPKGPAGLRSFSFVVNDRGEKRALEDYDKQMEAKKPREWLPYAESDDCFQISNLSEKKASPLEDNTSPAEKVIVAVDHDSSMGNDPQFRKDGAEICIDYMQEKQLFPNSFDLNLMEVSDAHENRDNNRVINYPDVSGVKKEAAPVDIDLSMSNCNMSRESNRRTVDVKEIEVIDLENDSTPEDKAFNNAERKTGTEFIPLDGFSNQPKNSSGIPDGQDGYGLMISELLGNDFPTCSSVPENLTPMPNDIGLPNGEGTLADDDSIYMALGEIPLTFMSPWEQPPPQEYEKPF from the exons ATGCACGCTCGTCACCGCAATCCCGGAAATGGGTACCGGTCTAATTCCATGGCTATGGACCGAATCGGAATGGGTCGGATCTCGCCGGAAACCTCACTCCGCGGCCACGGCTATTACAACCACCACAACAACGAACCACCTCCTCGCAACAACGCCGCGGCCTACAACCGCGGCTTCGGCCGGTCGAAATCGTTTCAACCGCCACCTCCGCCGCCGCCGCTGACAGCTCCGCCGCGGAAAGGTGATGTTTTTATGGACGCCGGCCGGATGGCGGCGGAGTATCTGGTGGCCCAGGGGCTGCTGCCGCCGAGCGTGCTTTCGGGGAAGTGGCAGAAGAAGCAGCAGGTGGAGTTTGAGGGTGATCAAATGCGAGAGGATGGCCGAACGTCGGCGCTTTCCCGATTAGGAAATGTTTCGGACGGAGGTTACCGAAGAGGAAGGTTTGGAGTGGATGAGTTCAGTAGTACTAATGCGAGGAATAAGGGGAGGAGGAGGAACCGGGGTGGGTATGGGTCGGATACCCGGCCCGATTGGGGGAGGGAGTATGGGAGGAGTGGGTCGTTTTCGGATAGGCATAGCCGGGCAGCCTCGTCTGAAGATGACTCTGCTTCTGGGAGACATGAGGAGCAGAAGGTGGGAAGAGATGTGGGGAATGCGTGGCAGCAGAATGCTAGGGAGAGTGAGGATGCAGTGGATTCGGAGACGAAATCGGAGAAGGAGGATATGAGCTCGAAGCCGAGTTCTTCTGGGGCTTGGAGAGACGGTGCAAATGGGAGTGATGGAGTTGCTGAAGTTAATGTGGAACCCAGGAAGTTGAAGGATGTAGAGATGAAGGATAAGGATTGTGCAACCAATGATGAAACCGAGAAACAGAATGCTGTGGAGGACTTGCCGGTTCAGGTTAAAGCCGAGGGGGAGGGCACTGATTTGTTGAAGCTATGTAAATTTGCCAAGGTGCCTACTAGAATTCGTTCGGCATTGACCAGTAGGAGTTTGAAGGTTGATCCCCAACCAAATATCCAAGAGGGAAGCACGTCGTCTGGCATTGGTCTGCAACTGGGAGGATCATCTCAAGGTTTGGTCGAAAACAGTACTCTTGATGTCTCCTCAGGTACCCCAGTATTAGATAACTCTCATTATGCAAGTTGTGTTGATCGTGAAACTTCTAAAGTTGAGTCCAGTCAATCTGTTGAGAATTTGGTAGAATCAGGTTCTGGATTTGGTATCGAGCATAATAAGTTTGAGAGGTCCCAGTCATTACCTGATAGAGCTTTTATGCGTGAGAATGAGCCTAAAGGGCCAGCAGGGCTTAGGAGTTTTAGCTTTGTAGTTAATGACAGAGGTGAAAAGAGAGCTTTAGAAGACTATGATAAGCAGATGGAAGCAAAAAAACCAAGAGAATGGCTTCCCTATGCAGAGTCAGATGATTGCTTCCAAATTTCCAATTTGAGCGAAAAGAAAGCAAGTCCATTGGAGGACAACACTTCTCCTGCTGAAAAAGTGATTGTTGCTGTTGATCATGACAGCTCTATGGGAAATGATCCTCAGTTCCGAAAAGATGGAGCTGAAATTTGTATTGACTATATGCAAGAGAAGCAGCTTTTTCCAAATTCATTCGACCTTAATCTCATGGAGGTTAGCGATGCACATGAGAATCGTGATAATAATCGTGTAATAAACTACCCGGATGTCTCTGGAGTGAAGAAAGAAGCAGCACCAGTTGATATTGACTTGTCAATGAGTAACTGCAATATGTCTCGTGAAAGCAATAGACGCACTGTGGATGTCAAAGAGATTGAAGTAATTGATTTAGAAAATGACTCTACTCCTGAAGACAAGGCCTTCAATAATGCAGAAAGAAA GACAGGGACTGAATTTATACCTCTAGATGGCTTTTCCAACCAACCAAAGAACTCTAGCGGTATCCCTGATGGCCAAGATGGTTATGGGCTAATGATCTCGGAATTGTTGGGAAATGATTTCCCAACTTGTTCTTCAGTACCAGAGAATCTTACTCCAATGCCTAACGATATTGGTCTTCCTAATGGAGAG GGGACTCTTGCAGATGATGATTCAATATATATGGCTCTGGGAGAAATACCATTGA CCTTCATGAGTCCCTGGGAGCAGCCACCCCCGCAAGAGTATGAGAAGCCCTTTTAA
- the LOC101314170 gene encoding uncharacterized protein LOC101314170, translating to MLSAEKLPPDPSCPPPQLIKEVDLSKQTLLDDDNSNTPLPKFSIRDYVFTARSKDLKTNWPFSQKNLQRCLRHGVKDVLPPFQSLDSVRNQPPKIRCTVEDENRSSPNIAAPSGHVDHDHAVLDSSNNAELKETKLAEACTDTTPISCRSEGENDFPSTITSISQSEIEESAPIDRRSSSAIETDTSLEAASVEVKAAGPPTVANKTGRTTRPPPGKKCRLVVKHNNHSDRYSKEDIGSNCSTISETMNSKVCPVCKTFSSSSNTTLNAHIDQCLSGESTPKWTAEESKVTTRHRIKPRKTKMMVDIYVTAQHCTLEDLDRRNGSSWATTISGFPTNQDKEKSDQMPAEVKRQRVSSVYPEPEDIDVGAVYVDASGTKVRILSKFDDKPSPPASKVVEHLQPIKPLKGGKGSKFLSAKKKKHHKYLKLPPQSRNLFSPKAHSSEFREDEESYGVKESCKEGRHQLEKQINPYNPLALRPWACSKRTGVGKKLHRKDDGHEAVKSKWNKSCNLLVERSQTCLPVEGNCVRNFSGNLISSPERNSSSENEFSDSEASDKSDCSPQRKRAGSPISEAGMSDNIERSHKSNSRQFSNYSNFAHDRDYEPMFMNTAVGSAASPSEGYCSPPDASAQPSKVRSASRSNSMKFPSSKKLALSVGGQLSVTENDAAFVNKISAVKKSQVHERSEVDRDVDWDSEDDRGYDFMYNCAGKQSRRGDNTNESSPRRSTVLPMRRNRSSICYSRNREPMACESSQLAPEHSGYDESKEMDTSGTVGDEFVTKVDGFGLAQKEDQIPGDDIITETSSLIGVGKTVTRFCNPVDPELNVPGHHSKAKSSCVQYKGSLSETKALTSPTDPRINNEQDMFCVGEVEDGTVGHSAEEMDSEVGQGSYFTEVDPIPIPGPPGSFLPSPRDMGSDEFQGNSSLTTSRVQSSQDQLDFVDGDTSDSPISTTSAISHSIGTYQDQKFSEPLSSKGSQSVQEKILSGVSSGAASDASVETNAAALQQNTENLAERLAFDRESFRVNKISLERGPLGYKSKDDQPCCCQRKERNSEVLALNYQESPLLRRRAMASVIPATMGKQVGCPNTRTNNAEIRSNTTETFFLNGFPTSRPEQVSILVTKSPYVPVPLKGSPDGKGKFSSHSDSGSSVSPSASNSILRLMGKNLMVVNRDEDASPVPPGQVKPNTLMNHITSQFPTFSSGVSPGSLQNQACPSFHHNQAYGSVIVGQDPYNQMGECFRSYEKSKMPPGLARGPPSLFPKQHSDGRFFASMEPQEYKGDYHFPIPLHKPASKPIGASTFHKNANSASSGNKEIIVIDDCEADRLNAVNYSDRLRESQAASSEILIPAASSYSSKRPNPPLYQSLEQPSLLCGSPVLYNTSFHAIPSRRANASPVRWNCNTDGSGVLQRGPFHATTPSRGLHMRSTLYNPPSMS from the exons ATGTTATCCGCTGAAAAACTTCCACCAGATCCCTCATGTCCTCCTCCACAGCTGATCAAAGAGGTAGATCTATCAAAGCAAACCCTTCTTGATGATGATAACAGCAACACCCCACTTCCCAAATTCTCGATAAG AGATTATGTTTTTACTGCCCGGAGCAAGGATCTCAAGACCAACTGGCCTTTTTCTCAGAAAAATTTGCAACGTTGTTTGAGACATGGCGTGAAGGATGTGTTGCCACCATTTCAGAGTCTCGACTCAGTGAGGAACCAACCCCCTAAGATCAGATGTACGGTTGAAGATGAAAACCGAAGCAGTCCTAATATTGCAGCACCTTCTGGGCATGTCGATCATGATCATGCGGTATTAGACTCGTCCAACAATGCAGAACTGAAGGAGACAAAGCTAGCAGAAGCTTGCACAGACACTACACCAATTTCATGCAGGTCTGAAGGAGAAAATGATTTCCCATCAACAATTACCAGCATTTCTCAATCTGAAATAGAAGAGTCAGCTCCCATTGACAGGCGATCAAGCTCAGCAATAGAAACTGATACTTCCTTGGAAGCTGCTTCAGTTGAAGTAAAAGCTGCAGGTCCTCCTACTGTTGCCAACAAGACCGGAAGAACAACCCGACCACCCCCGGGTAAGAAGTGCAGATTGGTAGTGAAACACAACAACCACTCGGACAGATACTCAAAGGAAGATATTGGTTCTAATTGTTCTACCATTTCGGAAACAATGAATTCAAAAGTTTGTCCTGTTTGTAAAACCTTCTCATCATCTTCTAACACCACCTTGAATGCTCATATCGATCAATGTCTTTCTGGGGAGTCAACCCCAAAGTGGACTGCGGAGGAGTCTAAGGTAACAACACGGCATAGAATTAAGCCAAGGAAGACAAAAATGATGGTGGATATATATGTTACTGCTCAACATTGCACGCTGGAAGATCTTGATAGAAGAAATGGTTCAAGCTGGGCCACTACTATTTCAGGTTTTCCTACTAATCAGGATAAGGAGAAGTCTGATCAGATGCCTGCTGAAGTGAAAAGGCAACGAGTGTCCTCAGTTTATCCTGAGCCGGAGGACATTGATGTTGGTGCAGTTTATGTCGATGCCAGTGGCACCAAAGTTAGAATTTTGTCCAAGTTCGATGATAAACCATCTCCACCAGCTTCTAAAGTTGTAGAGCATCTTCAACCAATTAAACCTTTGAAAGGGGGTAAAGGAAGCAAATTCCTTTCTGCCAAAAAGAAAAAGCACCACAAGTACCTTAAACTTCCTCCTCAAAGCAGAAATCTTTTCTCTCCCAAGGCTCATTCTTCTGAG TTTCGTGAGGATGAAGAAAGCTATGGAGTGAAAGAAAGCTGCAAAGAGGGAAGACATCAATTGGAGAAGCAGATCAATCCCTATAATCCCTTGGCTTTAAGACCGTGGGCATGCTCCAAACGCACGGGTGTTGGAAAGAAATTGCACCGCAAGGATGATGGCCATGAAGCTGTGAAAAGTAAATGGAACAAATCTTGTAACCTTCTGGTTGAGAGGAGTCAAACATGTTTGCCTGTGGAGGGGAATTGTGTTCGAAATTTTTCTGGAAATTTAATTTCTTCTCCTGAAAGAAATTCAAGCTCTGAGAATGAATTTTCCGACTCCGAAGCCAGTGACAAGAGTGACTGCTCTCCTCAGAGAAAGAGAGCAGGAAGTCCCATTTCTGAGGCTGGTATGAGTGACAATATTGAGAGATCCCATAAGAGTAATTCTCGTCAGTTCAGCAACTACAGCAATTTTGCTCATGATCGGGACTATGAACCTATGTTTATGAACACTGCAGTTGGTAGTGCTGCAAGTCCCTCTGAAGGTTATTGTAGTCCTCCTGATGCTAGTGCACAACCATCTAAGGTTCGTAGTGCCTCCAGATCAAATTCCATGAAGTTTCCCTCATCAAAGAAACTTGCATTATCTGTTGGTGGTCAGTTATCTGTGACTGAAAATGATGCTGCTTTTGTAAACAAAATTTCAGCTGTTAAGAAGTCTCAAGTGCACGAAAGGTCAGAAGTTGATAGAGATGTGGACTGGGATTCTGAGGATGATCGAGGGTATGATTTCATGTACAATTGTGCTGGAAAGCAGTCAAGAAGAGGAGATAATACTAATGAATCATCTCCTCGCAGAAGCACTGTGTTACCAATGAGACGAAATAGAAGCTCTATATGTTACTCGAGGAACAGGGAACCCATGGCCTGTGAGAGTTCCCAATTAGCACCCGAGCATTCTGGATATGATGAGAGTAAAGAGATGGATACTTCTGGTACAGTTGGTGATGAATTTGTGACCAAGGTTGATGGCTTCGGACTTGCTCAGAAAGAGGATCAAATCCCTGGTGATGACATTATTACTGAAACGTCTTCCCTAATAGGTGTTGGGAAGACTGTTACTAGATTTTGTAATCCAGTGGATCCTGAACTTAACGTGCCGGGTCATCATTCCAAAGCCAAATCTAGTTGTGTTCAATACAAGGGATCTTTATCTGAAACCAAAGCACTGACAAGTCCAACTGATCCGAGAATTAATAATGAACAAGACATGTTTTGTGTTGGTGAAGTTGAAGATGGCACTGTTGGGCATAGTGCAGAGGAAATGGATTCTGAAGTCGGGCAGGGAAGCTATTTTACTGAGGTTGATCCAATACCTATACCAGGACCACCTGGATCATTTTTGCCGAGTCCTAGGGATATGGGTTCAGATGAATTTCAAGGGAACTCGTCATTAACCACAAGTCGAGTTCAATCATCTCAAGATCAGCTTGATTTTGTCGATGGGGATACTTCAGATTCACCCATCTCTACAACATCAGCCATCTCTCATTCTATAGGCACATACCAGGATCAGAAATTTTCTGAACCATTATCATCCAAGGGTTCTCAATCTGTTCAAGAGAAGATTCTATCAGGTGTATCATCAGGTGCAGCTAGTGATGCCTCTGTAGAAACTAATGCTGCTGCACTTCAACAGAATACTGAAAATCTAGCAGAAAGACTTGCTTTCGACAGAGAGAGCTTCAGAGTCAATAAGATATCGCTTGAGAGGGGACCTCTTGGCTACAAAAGTAAAGATGATCAGCCTTGCTGTTGTCAAAGAAAGGAGAGAAATTCTGAGGTTCTTGCTTTAAATTATCAAGAATCACCTCTGTTAAGGCGACGAGCAATGGCTTCAGTGATACCAGCAACCATGGGAAAGCAAGTGGGTTGTCCAAACACCAGAACCAACAATGCAGAGATAAGGTCCAACACAACAGAAACGTTCTTTCTGAATGGTTTCCCAACCTCAAGACCTGAACAGGTGTCCATCCTTGTCACGAAGTCGCCTTATGTTCCAGTTCCTTTGAAGGGTTCTCCTGATGGAAAAGGGAAGTTTTCAAGTCACAGTGATTCTGGTTCATCTGTTAGTCCATCTGCTTCTAATTCCATACTCAGGCTGATGGGAAAGAATTTGATGGTTGTTAACAGAGATGAAGATGCATCACCGGTGCCACCTGGCCAGGTCAAACCGAATACTCTAATGAACCATATAACTTCACAGTTTCCGACATTCTCATCAGGAGTTTCTCCTGGAAGCCTCCAGAATCAGGCCTGCCCTTCCTTTCATCATAATCAGGCTTATGGCTCAGTAATCGTAGGCCAGGATCCATATAACCAAATGGGAGAATGTTTTAGAAGCTATGAAAAATCAAAGATGCCACCAGGGCTTGCAAGAGGACCTCCAAGCTTGTTTCCAAAACAGCATTCAGATGGTCGTTTTTTTGCATCTATGGAACCTCAGGAGTATAAAGGTGATTACCATTTTCCAATTCCGCTGCACAAGCCTGCAAGCAAACCCATTGGAGCATCTACATTTCACAAGAATGCAAATTCTGCTTCGAGTGGCAATAAAGAAATAATTGTCATTGATGATTGTGAAGCTGATCGTTTGAATGCTGTAAACTACTCTGATCGGTTGAGGGAAAGCCAGGCAGCTTCTTCTGAAATTTTGATTCCAGCAGCATCGAGTTATAGCTCAAAACGACCAAATCCGCCTTTGTATCAGTCACTGGAACAACCATCTCTACTTTGTGGGTCACCAGTTTTGTACAACACAAGCTTTCATGCAATTCCATCTAGGCGAGCTAATGCAAGTCCTGTTAGGTGGAACTGTAATACAGATGGTTCTGGCGTGCTGCAGCGGGGTCCTTTTCATGCGACAACACCTTCGAGAGGTCTTCATATGAGGTCTACACTATATAATCCTCCGAGCATGTCATAG